A genomic window from Rhizobiaceae bacterium includes:
- a CDS encoding nuclear transport factor 2 family protein — protein sequence MLSSEIEKDRQLIRDLLENWALWRDAGDWERFRTVWHDDGVMMATWFQGTADEFIRVSREGFDNGISILHFLGGITVDLAAPRAVAQTKMTINQRAAVDGVECDVVCTGRFFDFLEKRSGKWGVVLRQPIYEKDRLDPVDPAKVPAIERSRLESFPVGYRHLAYLQSGLGFKVKTDMPGLTGPIVEDLYRRGREWLQGGSAYAVAAQA from the coding sequence ATGTTATCTTCTGAAATAGAGAAGGATCGCCAACTCATCCGCGATTTGCTGGAGAACTGGGCGTTATGGCGGGACGCCGGCGACTGGGAGCGGTTCCGAACTGTCTGGCACGACGACGGCGTGATGATGGCGACCTGGTTTCAGGGAACCGCAGACGAGTTCATCAGGGTTAGCCGTGAAGGCTTTGATAACGGCATCAGCATCCTGCATTTTCTCGGCGGTATCACCGTCGATCTGGCCGCACCGCGCGCGGTTGCCCAGACAAAGATGACGATCAACCAGCGTGCTGCCGTGGATGGCGTCGAATGCGATGTGGTGTGTACCGGACGCTTCTTCGATTTTCTCGAGAAGCGCAGCGGGAAATGGGGTGTGGTTCTGCGGCAGCCGATCTACGAGAAGGATCGTCTCGATCCCGTAGATCCTGCCAAGGTCCCGGCAATTGAAAGGTCGAGACTCGAGAGTTTCCCGGTGGGCTATCGGCATCTTGCCTATTTGCAGTCCGGCCTTGGCTTCAAGGTGAAGACAGACATGCCGGGCCTGACGGGGCCGATCGTGGAGGATCTCTATCGCCGCGGTCGCGAGTGGCTGCAGGGCGGTTCAGCCTACGCGGTTGCCGCGCAGGCGTAG
- a CDS encoding MarR family transcriptional regulator, giving the protein MHLLRERGYNYLSLAQLSVTRNLDDDGTRLTELARRAGMTKQSMGELVKQVEDLQLIERRRDPLDARARLICFTPSGFDWLEAFHQSLMIAEAEMSAEIGPEAVSFINHALGKYSDDWFDPH; this is encoded by the coding sequence ATGCACTTGCTGAGAGAGCGAGGCTACAACTATCTCTCGCTCGCGCAACTCAGCGTAACCCGAAATCTCGACGATGACGGGACGCGGTTGACGGAGCTTGCTCGCCGCGCCGGCATGACAAAGCAATCGATGGGCGAACTCGTCAAGCAGGTAGAGGACTTGCAACTCATCGAACGGCGGCGCGATCCCCTCGACGCTCGCGCGCGCCTTATTTGCTTCACACCGTCCGGCTTCGACTGGCTTGAGGCGTTCCATCAAAGCCTCATGATCGCGGAGGCTGAAATGAGCGCCGAAATCGGCCCCGAAGCCGTCAGCTTCATCAATCATGCGCTAGGAAAATATTCCGACGACTGGTTCGATCCCCATTGA
- a CDS encoding recombinase family protein, with the protein MLIGYARVSKADGSQSLDLQHDALRAAGVDQDNIYEDRASGGRDDRPGLAACLKSLRDGDVLVIWKLDRLGRSLAHLVNTVKDLSDRNVGLRVLTGKGAQIDTTTASGRMVFGIFATLAEFERDLIRERTMAGLAAARARGRKGGRKFALTKAQVRLAQAAMAQRDTSVSHLCKELGIERVTLYRYVGPKGELRDYGKRVLGLA; encoded by the coding sequence ATGCTGATCGGATATGCCCGAGTCTCCAAAGCCGATGGCTCACAGTCCCTCGACCTGCAGCACGACGCCCTGCGCGCCGCCGGCGTCGACCAAGACAATATCTACGAGGATCGCGCTTCCGGCGGCCGCGACGACCGGCCCGGACTGGCCGCCTGCCTGAAATCCTTGCGCGACGGCGATGTGCTGGTGATCTGGAAGCTCGACCGCCTCGGGCGGTCGCTTGCCCACCTGGTCAACACGGTGAAGGATCTGTCGGATCGAAACGTCGGCCTGCGTGTGCTGACCGGAAAGGGCGCTCAGATCGACACCACGACCGCATCCGGCCGTATGGTGTTCGGCATCTTCGCAACCCTGGCCGAGTTCGAGCGTGACCTGATCCGCGAACGCACCATGGCCGGTCTTGCCGCTGCCAGAGCGCGAGGCCGCAAAGGTGGTCGGAAATTCGCCCTGACCAAAGCACAGGTGCGCCTCGCCCAGGCAGCCATGGCCCAGCGCGATACTTCCGTTTCCCACCTGTGCAAGGAACTCGGGATCGAGCGCGTCACTCTCTACCGTTACGTAGGCCCGAAGGGCGAACTCAGGGACTACGGTAAGCGCGTTCTCGGCTTAGCGTAG